In a single window of the Octopus sinensis linkage group LG1, ASM634580v1, whole genome shotgun sequence genome:
- the LOC115216580 gene encoding uncharacterized protein LOC115216580, whose amino-acid sequence MLMVNRRVIVEEVVCPLQISHGSPNEIIQDELYFHKVCAKWVTRELTAEGKRKRLEVGRLLLDRYDNEGRIITGDETRVHRYEAESKRQSRDWKHPDSPATKKFKTQSSARKVMLTHFGESKEYIQEDYLEKRCMFNSAR is encoded by the coding sequence ATGCTAATGGTGAACCGGCGAGTTATTGTCGAGGAAGTAGTTTGTCCTCTTCAGATTAGTCATGGTTCTCCCAATGAAATTATCCAAGATGAGCTTTATTTCCATAAAGTGTGTGCAAAATGGGTGACAAGAGAGCTTACTGCAGAAGGCAAACGCAAACGTCTTGAGGTCGGCCGACTTTTACTCGATCGCTACGACAACGAGGGCAGAATAATTACAGGAGATGAAACACGGGTCCATCGTTATGAGGCAGAATCAAAAAGACAGAGCAGGGACTGGAAACATCCTGACTCGCCAGCAAcgaagaaattcaagactcagtCTTCCGCGAGGAAGGTAATGCTAACACATTTTGGGGAATCAAAAGAGTATATACAAGAAGACTATCTGGAAAAGAGGTGTATGTTCAACAGTGCAAGATAG